TACCGGGCGATCGGGTCGTTCAGCGGCTGCGTACGCACCAGCGATCCGCAGGGGCAGGTGATGGTCAACGCGGTCGTCGCGTCGCACCGCGGCAACCCGGTCAACATGTGGGGCCCGCCCACCGACCCCACCTGGCGCGCCAACGACCCCTACCTGCACGCCGACCGCCTGCGCGGCACCGCCATCTACATCTCCAGCGGCTCCGGCCTGCCCGGCCCGCTCGACAACCCCGCCGCCGTCGGCGGCGATCCGATGCAGCTGGGCTACCAGTTGCTCTTCGGCGCACCGCTGGAGGCGGTGACCGGCATGTGCACCCGGCAGTTGCGGGATCGCCTGCAGGAACTGCGCATCCCGGCAACCGTCGACCTGCGCCCCACCGGCACGCACGCCTGGGGCTACTGGCAGGAGGACCTGCACAAGGCGTGGCCGATGTTCGAGGCGGCGCTGAGCGAGTGAGCGGGCGGTCTGCCCACAGTTAGCTGGCCGGTGCGCCGGGTATTCCCGGCGCATGAAACACTTCCGTCGGTGGGGCGCGGTCTACGTGCTCGTCCTGCTGTTCCTGGGCTCCTGGCTGGGGCAGTTCTTCACCCAGCTCGCGGAGTTCCGCAGCGAGCAGCAGGAGCACGGGCAGCCGTTCCTGTGGAACGACTACTGGGCCTCGTTCTTCGCCAGCACCTTCGAGAACTGGCAGAGCGAGTGGCTGCAACTGGTCTTCCAGGCGGTGCTGCTGCTCGGCGCCAAGCATTGGCTGTTCCGCGTCGACGCCGAGGATCTGGAGCGGATCGAACGCAAGGTCGACCAGATGCACAGTGCCCTGGGACGTTTGGAGGCCCGGGCACCCCAGCCGTGAGGCCGGCTAGCCGAACAGCCCGCCCAGCATGCCGCCGGACTGCCCGGCCTCCTGACCGCCGCCGGTGCCACCGAGCATGCCGCCGGGCGGC
This sequence is a window from Nocardia farcinica. Protein-coding genes within it:
- a CDS encoding DUF6766 family protein, whose amino-acid sequence is MKHFRRWGAVYVLVLLFLGSWLGQFFTQLAEFRSEQQEHGQPFLWNDYWASFFASTFENWQSEWLQLVFQAVLLLGAKHWLFRVDAEDLERIERKVDQMHSALGRLEARAPQP